One part of the Arcanobacterium phocisimile genome encodes these proteins:
- the ybaK gene encoding Cys-tRNA(Pro) deacylase — MTRKKKTGQYKAGHTGTPALVALEAANVPFTLYEYEHSQTMEHGYAQDTAQILGIDPDTVFKTLMVESGKDAFIAIVPASARLNLKSVAHAAGVKSVAMMEPARAEKLTGYVTGGISPLGQKHQFPIFLDESAVIADEILISGGKRSLSVGIAPADFIAISGARVADIAQW, encoded by the coding sequence ATGACTAGGAAGAAGAAAACAGGACAATATAAGGCGGGCCACACCGGAACACCTGCATTGGTTGCGCTTGAAGCCGCGAATGTTCCCTTCACACTCTACGAATATGAGCATTCGCAAACCATGGAACACGGATATGCACAAGACACTGCACAGATTCTTGGAATCGATCCAGATACGGTGTTTAAAACGCTGATGGTTGAGTCTGGGAAAGATGCTTTTATCGCGATCGTTCCGGCCAGTGCCCGACTCAATCTCAAATCCGTGGCACACGCGGCTGGCGTGAAATCAGTGGCGATGATGGAGCCAGCGCGAGCCGAAAAACTCACCGGCTATGTTACTGGCGGGATCTCACCGCTGGGACAAAAACACCAGTTCCCTATCTTCTTGGACGAAAGCGCGGTCATCGCTGACGAAATATTAATCTCGGGCGGGAAACGGAGTTTATCAGTGGGCATCGCACCGGCGGATTTTATTGCCATATCGGGCGCACGGGTTGCTGACATTGCCCAGTGGTAA
- a CDS encoding GNAT family N-acetyltransferase yields the protein MNTSERFYLRPAARVDAGALFELRTAIFAQDFPDVDFNKEKEYREIVQILTDQGASTIWLADLNGEVVGYVRSDALGAGHERLLAVTWLGVRGDVRRRGYGTKLLNAASGDIPAYAFMPCQTGDDAAGAQFFSARDFSRIDFTEDAQAVAQTLGLALTDTGSTGRQTFIR from the coding sequence ATGAATACTTCTGAGCGTTTTTATCTCCGACCGGCCGCGCGTGTCGACGCCGGTGCGTTATTCGAGCTTCGAACCGCGATTTTCGCGCAAGATTTCCCCGATGTGGATTTCAATAAGGAAAAAGAGTATCGGGAAATTGTCCAGATTCTCACTGATCAGGGTGCGTCAACTATATGGCTTGCCGACCTCAACGGTGAGGTTGTGGGGTATGTGCGTTCGGACGCGCTGGGGGCCGGCCATGAACGCCTGTTGGCGGTGACGTGGTTGGGTGTGCGCGGCGATGTTCGCCGTCGAGGATACGGAACGAAACTCCTAAACGCTGCCAGTGGTGACATTCCTGCCTACGCGTTCATGCCATGCCAAACAGGTGACGATGCTGCCGGCGCGCAGTTTTTCTCCGCGCGCGATTTTTCGCGCATCGATTTCACTGAGGATGCTCAAGCGGTAGCTCAAACACTCGGTCTTGCGCTAACGGACACTGGCAGCACCGGCAGACAAACGTTTATCCGTTAA
- a CDS encoding TspO/MBR family protein: MGLLKNIIKTTAVTGLAAGIASYATNTDTLWNKTQLKPSWQPPEEVFPIAWSALYASIAGASAAVLTKLDNQADEAHDDPEELARIHRERRKFKRALGVNLALNATWSALYWNVRDNWLSAAEITLLASSSIHLAYRAGKVCPAAGVALIPYAGWTAFATALNIEIAHLNS; the protein is encoded by the coding sequence ATGGGACTACTGAAAAACATTATTAAAACAACCGCGGTCACCGGCCTCGCAGCCGGAATCGCATCCTACGCCACAAATACCGACACATTGTGGAACAAGACGCAACTTAAACCTTCATGGCAACCACCAGAAGAAGTCTTTCCCATCGCATGGTCAGCACTCTACGCCTCGATCGCAGGTGCCTCAGCTGCTGTTTTAACTAAATTGGATAACCAGGCAGACGAGGCTCACGACGATCCTGAAGAACTCGCCAGAATCCATCGCGAGCGCCGCAAATTCAAGCGCGCCCTCGGCGTCAACCTCGCACTGAACGCCACCTGGAGTGCCCTTTACTGGAACGTTCGAGACAATTGGCTTTCTGCCGCAGAAATCACGTTGTTGGCCTCATCCTCAATACACTTAGCGTATCGTGCCGGAAAGGTCTGCCCAGCCGCTGGTGTAGCCCTCATTCCATATGCTGGCTGGACGGCGTTCGCTACCGCACTAAATATCGAAATTGCCCACCTCAACAGTTAA
- the gluQRS gene encoding tRNA glutamyl-Q(34) synthetase GluQRS: protein MNEETSVGCEGLGRFAPSPTGDFHLGNLRTALLAWAFARHSGRGFHMRMEDLDERSRPPFVDSQLRDLEALGVDWDGPVVFQSQRLNRYAEIFDQMMKAGQLYECYCTRKELAAVASAPHRPPGSYPGTCRDLLPEQRQAGREKLASLNRGPAFRLAANDVEGDVVDRQCGSYRGAIDDLVIRRGDGVYSYNFVSVVDDAEFGVTQIVRGDDLLPSTPRQVYLQHVLGYATPEYAHVPLVLNSQGARLAKRDGAVTIAQLAEFGWEVGDIISLLATSLKMRISSLGVSEIRSATEFLAAFDPAALPRSPWMVDVDSLTAGPTSFFASLRDIEPGR, encoded by the coding sequence ATGAACGAGGAAACTAGCGTAGGTTGTGAGGGGTTGGGCAGGTTTGCACCGTCGCCGACGGGGGACTTCCACCTAGGTAACTTGCGTACAGCGTTGTTGGCGTGGGCGTTCGCGCGCCATAGTGGGCGCGGATTTCATATGCGGATGGAAGATCTAGATGAGCGTTCGCGTCCGCCGTTTGTCGATTCGCAGCTGCGTGATCTGGAAGCTTTGGGTGTTGACTGGGATGGTCCGGTTGTCTTCCAAAGTCAGCGCTTGAACCGCTATGCCGAGATTTTTGACCAGATGATGAAAGCTGGTCAGCTTTATGAATGTTATTGCACGCGCAAAGAACTTGCAGCGGTGGCCTCGGCTCCACATCGACCTCCCGGTTCATATCCGGGTACCTGTCGGGATTTGTTGCCAGAGCAGCGGCAGGCGGGCCGGGAAAAGTTAGCGTCGTTGAATCGTGGGCCAGCTTTTCGGTTGGCGGCGAACGACGTCGAAGGTGACGTTGTAGATCGCCAGTGCGGTAGCTACCGGGGTGCAATTGACGATCTGGTGATTCGTCGTGGAGACGGGGTTTATTCGTATAACTTTGTTTCGGTGGTTGACGACGCCGAATTCGGGGTGACGCAGATTGTACGTGGTGATGATTTGTTGCCGTCAACGCCGCGTCAGGTTTATCTCCAACACGTCTTGGGGTATGCCACGCCTGAATATGCTCACGTTCCGTTGGTACTGAACAGTCAAGGTGCGCGGTTGGCTAAACGTGATGGTGCGGTGACGATAGCGCAGCTGGCTGAGTTTGGTTGGGAAGTGGGCGATATTATCTCGCTACTTGCAACATCGTTAAAAATGCGGATCAGTAGTCTAGGGGTTTCAGAAATCCGTTCTGCTACTGAGTTTTTAGCCGCGTTCGATCCCGCGGCGCTTCCCCGATCGCCGTGGATGGTTGATGTGGATAGCCTAACGGCCGGGCCAACATCCTTTTTCGCGTCACTGCGAGATATTGAACCCGGCCGGTAG
- a CDS encoding antitoxin encodes MSLFDKAKDALNSDKAEELTDKALDKAEEVAKDKLGAEHEDKIDSVRGVIDSKLGNE; translated from the coding sequence ATGTCTCTATTTGATAAGGCAAAGGATGCGCTTAACAGCGATAAAGCAGAAGAGCTTACCGATAAGGCGCTAGATAAAGCTGAAGAGGTAGCCAAAGATAAGCTCGGCGCCGAGCATGAAGATAAGATCGATAGTGTCCGTGGAGTTATCGATTCCAAGCTCGGAAACGAATAA